A genome region from Sphingomonas sp. BGYR3 includes the following:
- a CDS encoding SDR family oxidoreductase — MSDPIDMLHEDALPGEEALLTPAPDWQPRYPGSGRLSGKVAVITGADSGIGRAVAALFAREGADIAIVYLNEHDDADESRRIVEAEGRRAITIAGDIGDKSFCAAAAQTVIDAFSTVDILVNNAGEQHPDKELTDISEHQLRRTFQTNVFGMFFMTQAVLPHLKSGSAIVNCTSVTSYQGEPELLDYSSTKGAITAFTRALSENLIGKGIRVNGVAPGPIWTPLNPMGGASPEKLAHFGEGTPMGRPGQPNEVAPAFLFLACDDSSYMSGQVLHPNGGTIVNG, encoded by the coding sequence ATGTCCGATCCCATCGACATGTTGCACGAAGACGCGCTGCCCGGCGAAGAGGCGTTGCTGACGCCGGCACCCGACTGGCAGCCACGCTATCCCGGTTCCGGCCGGCTGAGCGGGAAGGTGGCTGTCATCACCGGCGCAGACAGCGGCATCGGGCGAGCCGTTGCAGCATTGTTCGCCCGCGAAGGCGCCGATATCGCCATCGTCTATCTGAACGAGCATGACGATGCGGACGAAAGCCGGCGCATCGTCGAAGCAGAGGGTCGCCGCGCCATCACGATTGCCGGCGATATCGGTGACAAATCCTTTTGTGCCGCCGCCGCGCAAACCGTGATCGATGCGTTCAGCACCGTCGATATCCTGGTCAACAATGCCGGGGAACAGCATCCCGACAAGGAGCTGACCGACATCAGCGAGCATCAGCTGCGCCGGACATTTCAGACCAATGTCTTCGGCATGTTCTTCATGACGCAGGCCGTGCTGCCGCATTTGAAGTCCGGGTCCGCCATCGTGAACTGCACTTCCGTCACCAGTTATCAGGGCGAGCCCGAGCTGCTCGACTATTCGTCGACCAAAGGGGCGATCACTGCCTTTACGCGGGCCCTGTCCGAAAATCTGATCGGCAAGGGGATCCGGGTGAACGGCGTCGCGCCAGGTCCCATATGGACGCCGCTTAATCCGATGGGCGGGGCTTCACCCGAAAAGCTCGCGCATTTTGGCGAAGGGACGCCGATGGGCCGGCCGGGCCAGCCCAATGAGGTTGCCCCCGCCTTTCTGTTTCTGGCCTGCGACGATTCCAGCTACATGTCGGGACAGGTGCTGCATCCCAATGGAGGCACCATCGTCAACGGGTGA
- the ribA gene encoding GTP cyclohydrolase II — MDAPRRVARAMDALRRGWPVTLAGPDGALSLLGIETADDARLAAFDPDGRAAILISFGRAATLKLANQLGAAQPDAPVWVDRAPWIDFRIATALADPQLDMATPMKGPFRAVPGHAPAASAAALILARNAGLLPAFFAVPGDPADPDAISPDDIAAHDDPVRLTIAARARLPVAVAEDAEIVAFRTPEGPGEHVALLIGQPDGNPPLVRLHSECLTGDVLGSLKCDCGPQLQAALAAIRANGWGILLYLRQEGRGIGLINKLRAYALQDQGYDTVDANTRLGFAIDARDFRVAARMLALMGQRRVRLLTNNPKKVAGLEAAGIAVAERVAHKLPPNPHNERYLATKRDRTGHQL, encoded by the coding sequence ATGGACGCGCCCCGCCGGGTTGCGCGCGCCATGGATGCGCTGCGCCGCGGCTGGCCGGTCACGCTGGCCGGGCCGGACGGGGCATTGTCGCTGCTGGGAATCGAAACCGCGGACGATGCGCGGCTGGCGGCGTTCGATCCCGATGGCCGGGCGGCGATCCTGATCAGCTTTGGCCGCGCGGCAACGCTCAAGCTCGCCAATCAGCTTGGCGCGGCACAGCCCGATGCACCCGTCTGGGTCGATCGTGCGCCCTGGATCGATTTCCGCATCGCCACGGCGCTGGCCGATCCGCAACTGGACATGGCGACGCCGATGAAGGGGCCGTTCCGTGCGGTCCCGGGCCATGCCCCCGCCGCCTCTGCCGCCGCGCTGATCCTGGCCCGCAATGCCGGTCTGCTGCCCGCTTTTTTCGCGGTTCCCGGCGATCCGGCCGATCCCGATGCGATCAGCCCCGACGACATCGCGGCGCATGACGATCCCGTCCGCCTGACCATCGCCGCGCGTGCGCGCCTGCCCGTCGCGGTGGCGGAGGATGCGGAAATCGTCGCCTTTCGCACGCCAGAGGGGCCGGGCGAGCATGTCGCGCTGTTGATCGGTCAACCCGACGGCAATCCGCCGCTGGTTCGCCTGCACAGCGAATGCCTGACCGGCGATGTGCTGGGCAGCCTGAAATGCGATTGCGGGCCGCAGCTGCAAGCCGCGCTGGCCGCGATCCGGGCAAATGGCTGGGGCATCCTCCTTTATCTGCGTCAGGAAGGACGCGGCATCGGCCTCATCAACAAACTGCGCGCCTATGCGCTGCAGGATCAGGGCTATGACACCGTCGATGCCAATACCCGGCTGGGCTTTGCCATCGACGCACGCGATTTTCGCGTGGCGGCCCGGATGCTGGCGCTGATGGGTCAGCGGCGGGTGCGCCTGCTGACCAACAACCCGAAAAAGGTCGCGGGGCTGGAGGCGGCGGGCATCGCGGTGGCGGAACGGGTGGCGCACAAGCTGCCGCCCAACCCGCACAACGAACGCTATCTCGCCACCAAACGCGACCGGACGGGGCATCAGCTCTAG
- a CDS encoding ABC transporter ATP-binding protein yields MLELNNVTHTYPNGTRALDGVTLSIPKGMFGLLGPNGAGKSTLMRTIATLQSPSTGSITFGAIDVLKQPEALRRTLGYLPQDFGVYPRVSAYDMLDHMAVLKGVANARERKETVETLLNQTNLWKFRKKAIAGFSGGMRQRFGIAQALIGNPELIIVDEPTAGLDPEERNRFLNLLAEIGENVVIILSTHIVEDVADLCPRMAVLADGRIQLEGAPLDLIDRSRGTIWAKTIARTELDEHKARYEVISTRLFAGRTIIHILSPSDPGDGFAAVSGGLEDVYFSTLAKSRRAASPVPAAA; encoded by the coding sequence ATGCTCGAACTCAACAATGTCACCCATACCTATCCGAACGGTACGCGGGCGCTGGACGGGGTAACGCTGTCCATCCCCAAGGGGATGTTCGGCCTGCTTGGCCCCAATGGCGCCGGCAAGTCGACGTTGATGCGGACCATCGCTACGCTTCAGTCGCCCAGTACGGGCAGCATCACTTTTGGTGCCATCGACGTTCTGAAACAGCCAGAGGCGCTGCGCCGCACGCTTGGGTATCTGCCGCAGGATTTCGGCGTTTATCCGCGCGTCTCGGCCTATGACATGCTGGATCACATGGCGGTGCTGAAGGGCGTGGCCAATGCGCGGGAACGCAAGGAAACGGTCGAGACGCTGCTCAATCAGACCAATTTGTGGAAGTTCCGCAAAAAGGCGATTGCCGGTTTTTCGGGCGGGATGCGTCAACGCTTCGGCATTGCCCAGGCGCTGATCGGCAACCCCGAACTGATCATTGTCGACGAACCGACTGCGGGGCTTGATCCGGAGGAGCGCAACCGCTTCCTCAACCTGCTTGCCGAAATCGGAGAAAACGTCGTCATCATCCTGTCGACGCACATCGTCGAGGATGTGGCCGACCTGTGCCCGCGCATGGCGGTGCTGGCCGATGGCCGCATCCAGCTGGAAGGCGCACCGCTCGACCTGATCGATCGTTCGCGCGGCACCATCTGGGCCAAGACCATCGCCCGGACCGAACTGGACGAGCACAAGGCACGGTACGAGGTGATCTCGACGCGGCTGTTCGCAGGACGGACGATCATCCACATCCTGTCGCCGAGCGATCCCGGCGATGGCTTCGCCGCAGTGTCGGGCGGGCTGGAGGATGTCTATTTCTCCACCCTGGCGAAATCGCGCCGCGCCGCCTCGCCTGTGCCCGCAGCCGCCTGA
- a CDS encoding cellulase N-terminal Ig-like domain-containing protein yields MIDREQERGTMRAITGMLTAIIALSAPALVHAEPADAPAIRLNQHAVLAAPGQTAILIAPEQSPIDWQLIDAAGKRVASGKTAAFGADRHSGQSVHRITFNAARLSGPGYRLTAGSATSRPFSVRPAPYGPLKRAAFNFFYQQRAGVPIDARFAGGERWARPAGHAGETASCVGGRDEFGNDWPRCTYRPDVSGG; encoded by the coding sequence TTGATCGATCGGGAACAGGAGCGCGGGACGATGCGGGCGATTACCGGAATGCTGACTGCGATCATCGCCCTGTCGGCGCCCGCTCTGGTTCATGCCGAACCGGCCGACGCGCCTGCCATCCGCCTTAATCAGCACGCCGTGCTGGCAGCGCCGGGTCAGACCGCGATCCTGATCGCGCCGGAACAATCGCCCATCGACTGGCAACTGATCGATGCGGCCGGAAAGCGGGTGGCGAGCGGCAAGACGGCGGCGTTCGGCGCAGACCGGCATTCCGGCCAGAGCGTACATCGCATCACCTTCAATGCCGCCCGCCTGTCGGGGCCGGGATACCGGCTGACAGCGGGATCGGCGACAAGCCGGCCCTTTTCCGTTCGGCCCGCCCCATATGGTCCGCTGAAACGGGCGGCGTTCAACTTTTTCTACCAGCAGCGTGCCGGGGTGCCGATCGACGCGCGGTTCGCCGGCGGCGAACGCTGGGCGCGACCGGCGGGCCATGCCGGCGAAACGGCCAGCTGTGTCGGCGGACGCGACGAATTCGGCAACGACTGGCCGCGCTGCACATACCGACCCGATGTGTCGGGCGGATGA
- a CDS encoding sensor domain-containing diguanylate cyclase: protein MGSIGQKVGGEGLFGRIGSFLTNQRLDPNPANYTFAYHVVADPDGPIAKAVAALTDGGVRLTAREVDSIGGHIEGGSADSATTLSEQRRLVEGLVARTQMQVQGFEDMMRDMQAETADFGRDLAESAAAIATPHSDDETFETVIDKVKFITGTMLERVRVAESRLDLATREASELRAKLEEARDNARRDPLTDLPNRRAFEEAFQAQAATGEPLIVAICDIDHFKAVNDQFGHAVGDRVLKAIGQALAGQCTGHFVARHGGEEFAILFTGIEPDEAERLLDTCRHVVARKRYRLRETDMPVGELTFSGGMTSIMPGEPLTEAFQRADVELYRAKESGRNRICANW from the coding sequence ATGGGTTCAATCGGCCAAAAGGTCGGCGGTGAAGGATTGTTCGGGCGGATCGGGTCGTTCTTGACGAATCAGCGGCTCGATCCGAATCCGGCAAACTACACCTTTGCCTATCATGTCGTCGCCGATCCGGATGGCCCGATCGCCAAGGCAGTGGCTGCCCTGACCGACGGCGGCGTGCGCCTGACCGCCCGCGAGGTCGATTCGATCGGCGGGCATATCGAAGGCGGGTCCGCCGACAGCGCAACGACTCTGTCCGAACAGCGCCGCCTGGTCGAAGGCCTCGTGGCCCGCACCCAGATGCAGGTGCAGGGTTTCGAGGACATGATGCGCGACATGCAGGCGGAAACCGCCGATTTCGGTCGTGACCTTGCCGAAAGCGCCGCCGCAATCGCAACGCCCCACAGCGATGACGAGACGTTCGAAACCGTCATCGACAAGGTGAAATTCATCACCGGCACGATGCTGGAACGCGTGCGGGTCGCTGAATCGCGGCTTGATCTGGCAACGCGCGAGGCAAGCGAGCTGCGTGCCAAACTGGAAGAGGCGCGCGACAATGCCCGCCGCGACCCGCTGACCGACTTGCCCAACCGCCGCGCGTTCGAAGAGGCGTTCCAGGCGCAGGCCGCAACGGGCGAGCCGCTGATCGTCGCGATCTGCGACATCGACCATTTCAAGGCGGTCAACGACCAGTTCGGCCACGCGGTGGGCGACCGGGTGCTGAAGGCGATCGGCCAGGCGCTGGCCGGCCAGTGCACGGGCCATTTCGTGGCCCGGCATGGTGGTGAGGAGTTTGCGATCCTGTTTACGGGGATCGAGCCCGACGAGGCGGAGCGGCTGCTCGACACCTGTCGCCATGTGGTTGCCCGCAAGCGGTATCGGCTGCGCGAAACCGATATGCCGGTGGGCGAGCTGACCTTTTCGGGCGGCATGACCTCCATCATGCCCGGTGAGCCGCTGACCGAAGCATTTCAGCGCGCGGATGTGGAACTGTATCGCGCCAAAGAATCGGGCAGGAACCGAATCTGCGCAAATTGGTGA
- the hisN gene encoding histidinol-phosphatase, with translation MAVSSQDLALAEQLADAAGAVIRRYFRGEAGLVTKADASPVTLADREAEEAMRRLLVAERPMDGIHGEEFGVREGTSGRVWVLDPIDGTRAFIAGRPIFGTLIALIEDGWPVLGVIDQPVLKERWVGAVGRQTLFNGTPARTRTCQALADALLATTSPALFTDDQLHAFEHLDGAVRSTVLGGDCYNYASVASGWIDVVVEAGLKLHDFAALVPVVEGAGGRMCDWSGDPLHAGSNGEVVAAGDPARIDDILDALACRGGH, from the coding sequence ATGGCCGTTTCCTCTCAAGACCTTGCCCTTGCCGAACAGCTTGCCGATGCGGCGGGCGCCGTCATCCGCCGCTATTTCCGGGGCGAGGCGGGCCTTGTCACCAAGGCGGACGCATCGCCCGTCACCCTGGCCGACCGCGAGGCGGAGGAGGCGATGCGCCGCTTGCTTGTCGCCGAGCGGCCGATGGATGGGATTCACGGCGAAGAGTTCGGCGTGCGCGAGGGGACCAGCGGGCGCGTCTGGGTGCTCGACCCCATTGACGGCACCCGCGCCTTCATCGCCGGACGGCCGATTTTCGGCACGCTGATCGCGTTGATTGAGGATGGTTGGCCCGTACTGGGCGTGATCGACCAGCCGGTGCTGAAGGAACGATGGGTCGGCGCGGTTGGTCGGCAGACGCTGTTCAACGGCACCCCGGCGCGGACGCGCACCTGTCAGGCGCTGGCCGACGCGCTGTTGGCGACAACCAGCCCGGCGCTGTTCACCGACGATCAGCTGCACGCGTTCGAGCATCTGGACGGGGCGGTCCGCTCCACCGTGCTGGGCGGAGATTGCTATAACTATGCCAGCGTCGCCAGCGGATGGATCGACGTGGTGGTCGAGGCGGGGCTGAAGCTCCACGATTTCGCCGCGCTGGTGCCGGTGGTCGAGGGCGCGGGCGGGCGGATGTGCGACTGGTCGGGCGATCCGCTGCACGCCGGCAGCAATGGCGAAGTGGTTGCGGCGGGCGATCCGGCGCGCATCGACGACATCCTCGACGCGCTCGCCTGTCGGGGCGGGCACTGA
- a CDS encoding phospholipase A encodes MRIPIALAALIAPLPVAAQTRILPDRPADAGAAVDGVPVFIVNEGVDPATVPLPSRIDVVAADGTPLTLFREGEASVTVAPGGFARARYRNVDPRAAALARADGADAAPSPAVAKAGELVMADSDAGADRGFLTRFRPHEPVYGAFGLADDGAKLQLSVAVQPFADDSALAGLRVAWTQTMFWALQEPSGPIREQIYSPEIFWQLPIADGWTGAAGWRHDSNGKGTAGSIDANRIYARVTRDFDLGDGWSASITPQAWFYVGTQGTAPDLEDYWGYGSVQAALVQRDRLKLAATLRGNPATGRGAVEGFVSYPLTRLGGGLGLSLFGQVFTGHGETLSDYRLRSTAARLGIAFVR; translated from the coding sequence ATGCGCATCCCGATCGCTCTTGCCGCCCTGATTGCTCCGCTGCCCGTCGCGGCACAGACCCGCATCCTGCCCGACCGGCCAGCGGACGCGGGGGCGGCCGTCGACGGCGTGCCGGTGTTCATCGTCAATGAAGGGGTGGATCCGGCCACGGTCCCGCTGCCCAGCCGGATCGACGTGGTGGCCGCCGACGGCACGCCGCTGACGCTGTTCCGGGAGGGGGAAGCGAGCGTCACCGTCGCGCCCGGCGGATTTGCCCGCGCCCGCTATCGCAATGTCGATCCGCGCGCGGCGGCGCTGGCCCGCGCCGACGGTGCCGATGCCGCGCCTTCGCCAGCGGTGGCCAAAGCTGGCGAACTGGTGATGGCCGACAGCGACGCGGGTGCCGATCGTGGTTTCCTGACCCGGTTTCGTCCGCATGAGCCGGTTTATGGCGCGTTCGGCCTGGCCGACGATGGCGCGAAACTGCAACTGAGCGTCGCCGTTCAGCCCTTTGCCGATGACAGCGCGCTGGCCGGGCTGCGCGTCGCCTGGACCCAGACGATGTTCTGGGCGCTTCAGGAACCGTCCGGGCCGATCCGCGAACAGATCTATAGTCCCGAGATTTTCTGGCAGCTGCCAATTGCCGATGGCTGGACCGGTGCGGCTGGCTGGCGGCACGATTCGAACGGCAAGGGGACGGCCGGATCCATCGACGCGAACCGGATCTATGCCCGCGTGACCCGCGATTTCGACCTTGGCGATGGCTGGTCGGCCAGCATCACGCCGCAGGCATGGTTTTATGTCGGTACGCAGGGGACTGCCCCGGATCTTGAGGACTATTGGGGTTATGGGTCGGTTCAGGCCGCGCTGGTTCAGCGCGACCGGCTGAAGCTGGCGGCGACGCTGCGCGGCAATCCGGCAACGGGGCGCGGCGCGGTGGAAGGGTTCGTGTCCTATCCGCTGACGCGGCTGGGCGGCGGGCTTGGCCTGTCGCTGTTCGGACAGGTGTTTACCGGCCATGGCGAAACGCTCAGCGACTATCGACTGCGCTCCACCGCCGCGCGGCTTGGCATAGCCTTTGTGCGGTAA
- a CDS encoding peroxiredoxin has translation MRRLALTLMAVALVAMPASAALKQGAKAPMFVTQGAMAGKVTKVDLKAELKRGPVVLYFFPAAFTSGCNAEAKAFADQLDQFKAAGATVIGMSADDVPTLQRFSNEHCAGKFRVANASPALVKQFDVALGREMNGRAITNRTSYVIAPDGSILLSHTDMSPMSHIRETLAAAKRYRASRG, from the coding sequence ATGCGTCGTCTTGCCCTGACCCTGATGGCCGTCGCCCTTGTCGCCATGCCGGCCAGCGCCGCGCTGAAGCAGGGGGCAAAGGCGCCGATGTTCGTCACTCAGGGCGCGATGGCGGGCAAGGTGACCAAGGTGGACCTCAAGGCCGAGCTGAAGCGCGGGCCGGTCGTCCTCTATTTCTTCCCCGCCGCCTTCACCAGCGGCTGCAATGCCGAGGCAAAGGCCTTTGCCGACCAGCTTGATCAGTTCAAGGCGGCGGGCGCGACCGTCATCGGCATGTCGGCCGACGATGTGCCCACGCTGCAGCGCTTTTCGAATGAGCATTGTGCGGGCAAGTTCCGCGTGGCCAATGCCAGCCCTGCGCTGGTCAAGCAGTTCGACGTGGCGCTGGGCCGCGAAATGAACGGCCGCGCGATCACCAACCGCACCAGCTATGTCATCGCGCCCGATGGCAGCATCCTGCTGTCGCACACGGACATGAGCCCGATGTCGCACATCCGCGAAACCCTGGCTGCCGCCAAGCGCTATCGGGCCAGCCGCGGCTGA
- a CDS encoding M1 family aminopeptidase codes for MFGKIAAFELRYQFRNPVFWVVFILFFLFAFGAVATPNISIGSGGNVHKNSPQAIMQAYQIFSLFFMFVTVAFVANVVVRDDDSGFGPIVRTTRVSKFAYLMGRFVGAWIIAAIAFLSIPIGMIVGSAMPWVDPETLGPGLLSHYAYAFVVLALPNLLLTSAIFFGVATLTRSMMWSYVGVVLFLVLYTVLLAVVSTQPEWRETAAYLEPFGLGAVGYVTRYWTAAEANTMMPAFAGMLLVNRAIWFVVSIVALLIAIWRFRFIEKGAASSKPGKVPPGEPLLVDRLPDTRPDAANASRLWARCRFEMAQVFKSPAFFVLMVIGLFNAIGALIFANEIYGTPGRPLTFALIPVLLGAFSIIPVIIAVYYAGELVWRDRDRKMHEIVDATSLPNWAYLVPKVLAVSLVLFSTLAISVIAAVLVQLFRGQTDLALGSYFGWYLMPLGVDMIILAILAVFIQALVPNKYLGWGLMVVYVVATLTLSNLGFDHPLYLYGSTGAARFSDMNGDQIGGATGWWLRLYWGAWALILAVLAHLLWRRGTEDRLSPRLRRMPARLAGGPGVLLALGVVVAAASGGWIFYNMNVLNLYRNSDEQEKLLADFEKKYLKYEGVAQPALTDIKLDVAIHPADRQAVVKGVYRFVNDTGQPVPELHVRLQDQQTRLVSVTVPGATLASNDAAFKYRIYRFAKPLAPGATGTLSFETIREQKGIRANGEDTRLVANGTFLNNGEFAPLIGMDRSGLLQDRVKRRRYGLTPELRPAKLEDQSARMRNYVGNADWVRSDITVSTDADQTPIAPGRKVADMSANGRRTARFVSTAPILSFFSVQSARYAEKTMDAGGGVKLTVFYHPAHAYNTDTMLKAMKASLDYYRGNFGPYQFDYARIIEFPGYASFAQAFAGTMPYSESLGFLADNSDPDEIDYVTYVTAHEVAHQYWAHQLISADQQGGTVLVETMAQYSALMVMKKLYGEDKIRRFLKYELDNYLRSRGGEVIEELPLLRVENQGYIHYRKGALVMYLLQDRLGEDRMNTMLAGLLDRYRFKGAPYAASTDLLAGLNSIARNPAERQLISDLFERITIYDLKVTDAKTRPVGGGRFETVVTVEGKKFHADGRGKETEAPLADTIDIGLFAARPGVGAFAAKDVLLMERRPVNSGKQQIRIVTNGEPKIAGVDPYNKYVDRNSDDNVAAVTR; via the coding sequence ATGTTTGGCAAGATCGCGGCGTTCGAGCTGCGCTACCAGTTCCGCAACCCGGTTTTCTGGGTCGTGTTCATCCTCTTCTTCCTGTTCGCGTTCGGCGCGGTCGCCACGCCGAACATCAGCATCGGATCGGGCGGCAATGTTCACAAGAACAGCCCGCAAGCGATCATGCAGGCGTATCAGATCTTCTCGCTGTTCTTCATGTTCGTCACGGTCGCATTCGTCGCAAACGTGGTGGTGCGCGACGATGACAGCGGGTTCGGCCCGATCGTCCGAACGACGCGGGTGTCGAAATTCGCCTATCTGATGGGCCGGTTCGTCGGCGCGTGGATCATCGCGGCCATCGCCTTTCTGTCCATTCCCATCGGCATGATCGTCGGTTCGGCCATGCCATGGGTCGATCCAGAAACGCTGGGGCCGGGCCTGTTGTCGCACTACGCCTATGCGTTTGTGGTGCTGGCGCTGCCCAACCTCCTGCTCACCTCAGCTATCTTTTTCGGCGTTGCCACGCTGACCCGGTCGATGATGTGGAGCTATGTCGGCGTCGTCCTGTTCCTCGTGCTGTACACCGTCCTGCTGGCCGTAGTTTCAACCCAGCCGGAATGGCGGGAAACGGCGGCCTATCTGGAGCCGTTCGGCCTTGGCGCGGTCGGTTATGTGACGCGATACTGGACGGCGGCCGAAGCCAACACGATGATGCCGGCCTTTGCCGGGATGTTGCTGGTCAACCGGGCCATCTGGTTCGTGGTATCCATCGTCGCACTGCTCATTGCGATCTGGCGGTTCCGGTTCATCGAAAAGGGCGCGGCTTCGTCAAAGCCCGGCAAGGTGCCGCCTGGCGAGCCGCTGCTGGTCGACCGCCTGCCGGACACCCGGCCTGATGCCGCCAATGCCAGCCGGCTATGGGCACGGTGCCGCTTCGAAATGGCGCAGGTGTTCAAGAGCCCGGCGTTCTTTGTCCTGATGGTCATCGGCCTGTTCAACGCCATCGGCGCGCTGATTTTCGCAAACGAGATTTACGGCACGCCCGGACGGCCGCTCACCTTTGCACTGATCCCGGTCCTGCTCGGCGCCTTTTCGATCATTCCGGTCATCATCGCGGTCTATTATGCCGGCGAACTGGTCTGGCGCGACCGCGACCGCAAGATGCACGAAATCGTCGATGCGACCTCGCTGCCGAACTGGGCCTATCTGGTGCCCAAGGTGCTGGCGGTCAGCTTGGTGCTGTTTTCGACGCTTGCCATTTCGGTGATTGCCGCCGTGCTGGTGCAGCTGTTCCGGGGTCAGACCGACCTGGCGCTCGGCAGCTATTTCGGCTGGTATCTGATGCCGCTGGGCGTCGACATGATCATCCTCGCCATCCTGGCTGTGTTCATCCAAGCGCTGGTGCCGAACAAGTATCTCGGCTGGGGCCTGATGGTTGTTTACGTCGTGGCGACGCTGACGCTGTCCAACCTTGGCTTCGACCACCCGCTCTATCTGTACGGATCGACGGGTGCGGCCCGCTTTTCCGACATGAACGGGGATCAGATCGGCGGAGCGACCGGTTGGTGGCTGCGCCTGTACTGGGGCGCATGGGCACTGATCCTGGCCGTGCTGGCCCATCTGTTGTGGCGGCGTGGGACCGAGGACCGGCTGAGCCCGCGATTGCGGCGGATGCCGGCGCGGCTTGCGGGCGGACCGGGCGTCCTTCTGGCACTGGGGGTCGTTGTTGCGGCGGCCAGCGGCGGCTGGATTTTCTACAACATGAACGTCCTGAACCTGTACCGGAACAGCGACGAACAGGAAAAACTGCTGGCCGATTTCGAGAAGAAATATCTGAAATACGAGGGGGTGGCGCAGCCAGCGTTGACCGACATCAAGCTGGACGTCGCCATCCACCCCGCTGATCGGCAGGCGGTGGTCAAGGGCGTTTACCGGTTCGTCAACGATACCGGACAGCCGGTGCCGGAACTGCATGTGCGGCTGCAGGATCAGCAGACCCGGCTCGTGTCGGTCACCGTTCCCGGCGCGACGCTGGCGAGCAACGATGCGGCGTTCAAGTACCGCATCTATCGGTTTGCAAAGCCGCTCGCGCCCGGTGCCACCGGCACGCTCAGCTTTGAGACGATCCGCGAGCAAAAGGGCATTCGCGCCAATGGCGAGGATACCCGGTTGGTCGCCAACGGCACCTTCCTGAACAATGGCGAGTTCGCGCCGCTGATCGGAATGGATCGCAGCGGTCTGTTGCAGGACCGGGTAAAGCGCCGCCGCTATGGCCTGACGCCCGAACTGCGGCCGGCGAAGCTGGAGGATCAGTCCGCCCGGATGCGCAACTATGTCGGCAATGCCGATTGGGTGCGCAGCGACATCACCGTGTCGACCGATGCGGATCAGACGCCGATCGCGCCTGGGCGCAAGGTGGCGGACATGTCGGCCAATGGCCGACGCACCGCCCGTTTCGTTTCGACCGCCCCGATCCTCAGCTTCTTTTCGGTTCAGTCCGCGCGCTATGCCGAAAAGACCATGGATGCGGGCGGCGGCGTGAAGTTGACGGTGTTCTACCATCCTGCCCATGCGTACAACACCGACACGATGCTGAAGGCGATGAAGGCGTCGCTGGATTATTACCGCGGCAATTTCGGCCCCTATCAGTTCGACTATGCCCGGATCATCGAGTTTCCGGGCTATGCCAGCTTTGCCCAGGCCTTTGCCGGCACCATGCCTTATTCGGAATCATTGGGCTTCCTTGCCGACAACAGCGATCCGGACGAGATCGATTATGTCACCTATGTCACCGCGCACGAGGTTGCCCACCAATATTGGGCGCATCAGCTGATCAGTGCGGATCAGCAGGGCGGCACGGTGCTGGTCGAAACCATGGCGCAATATTCGGCGCTGATGGTGATGAAGAAGCTGTACGGAGAGGACAAGATCCGCCGTTTCCTGAAATATGAGCTGGACAATTACCTGCGCTCGCGCGGCGGAGAGGTGATCGAGGAACTGCCGCTGCTGCGCGTCGAGAACCAGGGCTATATCCATTACCGCAAGGGCGCGCTGGTCATGTACCTGCTTCAGGATCGCCTGGGCGAGGACCGGATGAACACGATGCTGGCGGGCTTGCTTGACCGTTACCGGTTCAAGGGCGCGCCCTATGCCGCATCGACCGACCTCTTGGCCGGCCTCAACAGCATCGCCCGCAATCCTGCGGAGCGGCAGCTGATCAGCGACCTGTTCGAACGCATCACGATCTATGACCTGAAGGTGACCGACGCCAAGACCCGGCCGGTTGGCGGCGGCAGGTTCGAAACGGTCGTCACGGTGGAGGGCAAGAAATTCCATGCCGATGGCCGCGGCAAGGAAACCGAAGCGCCGTTGGCCGACACGATCGACATCGGTCTGTTCGCTGCCCGTCCGGGAGTGGGTGCCTTTGCCGCCAAGGACGTGCTCCTGATGGAGCGTCGCCCGGTGAACAGCGGAAAGCAGCAGATCCGGATCGTCACCAACGGCGAACCGAAAATTGCAGGCGTCGATCCTTACAACAAATATGTCGATCGCAATTCCGACGATAACGTTGCTGCGGTGACCCGCTGA